CATAGTTGCAGCTGTGTTTGGTTGGAAAATGATCCTGATGCTTCTTCAGTGTGCTCCTTTTGGCAGGAACATCTTACTTTGAACATAACATCCAACTGTTTCCAAAATCTTTCAACAGAGGTTTTGCCTGAATAGCCAAAACGAAGCCACTGTAGCAAGAGGCGTGGAAATGATTTCTTGGGAGAAGAATCTTCCAAACTTAAGAAATGAAGAATGGAttgagattcttcttctgataaaTGAGCAGAAAACCAAAGTATGACACACTTTAGTAATCCAAGAGGTAAGACATGAATGCTTGTGTATAGGAGCTGCTTCTGCATTTCATGGTTGCAATTCTTGCTGATGATTGGGAATACCTGGACAACAATGAGACAATTGAATATAATATACACACAATGTAACATCTTCAAAATGAATCCGTGAAAAACTTCCATTATGTTATAGAAACGAGTAAGTATCATAAGAGTTTACCTCTGTTCTCTGTATGGCAAATTGCTTTGTTACTTGGATTATAAGGGACTCAAGTTCCTCCTGAAGCTGCAATAGAAAATTGTCCGTCTTTGTTTTATCATCAGCACTTTTGTATAACAATCTCTGAAAATTCTCAAGACAATCATCTATGTTGAACTGTTTGGCAGTTGAAGAGCGGCGAGCTGTCATTTCTTCTAACACTGGGTGAAAGAACTTCTTAAATGCATTgctgcaacaaaacaaaacaaaacattctgTAACTCActcaaagaaagaaggaaggaAAGTAAACAAGAGACTAGACACTAtaccaaagagaaaaattaagttAATCCGAGAAACTATTATTACCTATAAGAAACAAGGACATCAGCAAGGAAGTTTAATCTAGCCATCAGTACATCAAGATCCAAAATAAGGGTTTGGAATTTTGCTTGGCATAATCCTTCTTGAATAtctctcaaatctttttcAATTGCATTTTGAAAAAGTCTAAGACCATGAATTGGGCTCCGTCCTACATTTGGAATTGAAAGGGACTTTTTACTCCACTCCCAAAAGCGTTGAAAACATCCGCTTGACGGATGTGACTCAGGTGATTTCTTCAAACTTTTAGACACATTAACATACTGGACTCCTTTCATGATCTCTGTAGGAGTCCCACAAGAAGATTGACTATCGTCAAGCAGCCAAGAGCTTATGACCTTCAGAAAATTTTAGCTTatcaaaaggaaagaagaaaaacatagcATATCTCAGCAAAGGGGATATGTATACCTGTTGCAATGAGTCTTCATTTGGGGCAACATCTTTTATACAATTCTCAACTTCAATTTTCTCCTCgtgagagagatgagagatcaTCCATGGCAAAAAGTCTTCAAGCACCATCACTGGAACACTACAAATGAATTGCCACACAAGTGATGCTTGTTCTCGGAAAGAAAACTTCTCTATTAACAAAGGAAACACCTACATGAAGCATGACTCGTTAGGCACCACTATGAAAAGTGATAGAGTATCTGTAACTGAAATGTTGTTTTCCATTAAAAAGTATTGTAGTTGTCAAAACAGAGTTGAAGTATAACAAGACTATATACCTGCCGCTCTTCTTTAAGCATATGTTGGCATATAGATGACTGGATGGTGCCTATGCATAAAATAACTTCACGAAGTACATCGCTTCTACTTcctatttcttcttcaagaacatgTAGCCAGTGGAAAATTGAGGTAAAGAGATCATCTGTGCCAGCATGCTCAAGTGAGTAATTAGAAACTATGTTTTTCACTCGTTTATCTAGCGCCAAAAATATAACCTGCCAGTAAGAAAAGCATATCAAAAGCCACTGTTACTTATCATGATAAGGATTTCAATCTAAGAGTCAGATTCTTGACATCAATAAAAGATTCACAAACTGAAACTAGAGACTGCAACACGAATTTAGACAAGGTCTTTTACCCTAGTAACCTAGTCTAACCAAGAATTCAAAGGACAATCTTTATTTCTCTAGTTGTAATTAGCTTCAGGAAGCAAGAGAGTTCTAAACTCGAATTTAATTTGTGAACATAAAGAGGAGTAACAGAGATTAAAACAGAGCAACTCAtttagggaaaaaaaaacttataaaggtGATAAAATCTAACCTCATCTTCAGCTGCGCTATGATACTTATATACAAGCTTCAAGAACTCAAACTTCCGGGAGAGCTCCACCGCCAGATCCCCACTAAAGGAATCGGCTTCAGCAGCGTCAGTAGCGAAACGCCGGAGCTCCACCAGCTGAGCACGGAAAGCCTTGTGGCAGTAAACGAAGAAAAGAACCGGAGCATCAGAAAGCTTGGTATTTCCAACGGTCACCGCATAAGATGCAGAAACGGAAGCGTTTTCCGGCGGAAGGGAATGAAGATTTCCGCCTCCCATCCACCGCAACAACAATAACGGTGACTGAAATCAAAAATTTCGTCGTCGTGAAGCGAAAGgagaaaagggaaagaagaaggaaccgATTAAAGGAGTAGAGAAGGTTTTTAAAGGCATGATACATTTTCGTAGTCGTCACTCTTCTGCGTAAGCCAGTTTGTTTAAtcaatttgagattttgagttttattatattagaAGTGACTGAGACGTTGCAGCTGAAAACCAACTATAGCTTATATCATATTTATGGCGGGATGTATATTTAAATATCtgttttgtctctgtttctttggtaactaactaatttgttttcatttatattatttttaaaagaaatttagatTGTGAAAATATGAACagagataaattaaattaatctAACAAGAATGGAGATAATATATTAGATCATTTACAATtgttaaacattatttttttatgagaggaaaaaaagaatcaatattTTGGTTGTTGTCAAGTATTCAAGATTACTTCTCCAACGTCGTTGACCATAGTATAATGCatgaaaaaacattaattagtGATCCGACTAACTAAATAATCACATTACATGATTTTGTAGTATTGAGTTTGTTAATAGTTTTGTAATTGAGTAACATTGAAAAATCTCGTGATTTGCGGGAGATTAGCTGAGTCAGCCTCGTGATTATAAAACCATTGGTCGAGAGAGTGGCGTGACCTTGGCCGGCCGTACAGTTTTCTCAATACTCCTTGACCAGTCAACGTTGACTCCGTTAGTTTAATCCGTTAATTAACCTCGTTCCGTCTTCTCTCTTCCACAAGCCGTCTTGTGGCTGTCGTGTGCTCTCCATCTGACTCCACGTGTCATTCCAGTTAATTGGGCTCACAAAATCAATACTACGAGTTCTATAACTAATGAGCCCATACCAATTTTTCCAGCCCATTAAGGTTTAAATAGTTTTTCCAAAATCAATCTGtttgaataaagaaaaaaagaaaaaaaagttttgtgatCGTGTCGCTTCGTCGTCCTTGAGCAGGGGAAAAAGCTCTggctttctctttttttccggCGAGGAAGGTGGTGGTAATTGGCGGCGATGGAGATACTAAGAACGAAATGGGTGGCTATGACAGCTAGTATATGGATACAATGCGCAAGCGGCGCTTCCTACACCTTCGGAATCTATTCCGCTGTCCTAAAATCGACTCAATCGTACGATCAATCCACCCTCGATACCGTCTCAGTCTTCAAGGACATCGGAGCAAACGCCGGAGTTTTCTCTGGGCTTTTATACACATACGCTACGTCCAATCGTCTCCGTGGACGGGGAGGAGGAATTGGAGGCGCTGGAGGACCTTGGGTGGTGCTTGCTGTTGGGGCAATTCAGTGCTTCGCCGGTTACTTTCTCATTTGGGCTTCTGTTACCGGACTTATTAGAAAGCCTCCGGTGCCGCTGATGTGCCTGTTTATGTTCTTAGCAGCTCAGTCGCAAACGTTCTTCAATACGGCTAATGTTGTTAGTGCCGTTGAGAATTTCGCTGACTATGGTGGTACAGCCGTTGGCATTATGAAGGTGAGTTTTTGATGAAGCTTTTCGATATATTGAATGGATCTGTATTGTTGGATCACGTCTCAGTTTGTTTCCTTGGGACCTAAAGACCAATATTTGGCTATGATGATGATCCTGGTAGAGTCTAAATGAGGAGGCTTTGGTAACATTTGGAAAGAGATTGATGCTTTGAACTTTGGATCAATCGAGATCTAGATCTTCTAGTTGATATATATTGCGTAGTAaatatttgttcttttctgATAAACCTTGCAAATGAGGATGCAACCTCCACTTTTAAGATGAGAAACTTCAACTAAACCCCAAAGTATGTTAATAGTGGGAGATTCATGGTTTCAACTTTGGAATTTTTGATTATAGTGAAGCATCCAAGCTTACCTCTAATTCTTTCTTTGCAGGGTTTTCTTGGTCTAAGTGGAGCGATACTGATTCAACTGTACGAGACATTGTGCGCTGGAGATCCGGCCAGCTTCATTCTCTTACTGGCAGTAACACCAACAGTGCTCTCACTCTTGGTCATGCCTCTGGTCAGGATCTATGAGACAAGCGTAGCCGATGATAAAAAGCATTTAAATGGTCTTTCAGCTGTATCTCTAATCATCGCAGCTTATCTTATGATCATTATCATATTGAAGAACACTTTTGGGTTGTCATCGTGGGCCAACATTGTCACACTTGTATGTCTACTCGTCATGCTTGCCTTGCCTCTACTTATTGCGAGAAGAGCACAACGAGACGGCATGGAAAAAACAGTACCACATGATTATTCCCCTCTCATAAGCAGTCCAAAGGCAACAACCTCCGGTAACCAAAGTTCTGAAGGTGACAGTAAAGTGGAAGCTGGACTGAGTGAGAACCTGAATCTTCTGCAAGCTATGAAAAAACTAAGCTTCTGGTTGTTATTTCTTGCCATGATTTGCGGAATGGGCTCTGGACTTTCAACGATAAACAACATCCGACAAATAGGTGAGTCTCTTCGATACTCATCAGTTGAGATAAATTCATTGGTCTCCTTGTGGAGTATATGGAACTTTCTCGGTAGATTTGGAGCTGGTTATGCCTCAGATGCATTGCTACACAAAAAGGGATGGCCACGTCCATTGCTAATGGCTGCAACACTTGGAACGATGAGCATAGGCCACCTAATCATAGCCTCTGGTTTTCAAGGAAATCTCTATGTTGGTTCTGTTATAGTTGGCGTTTGTTATGGTTCACAGTGGTCTCTGATGCCTACAATCACCTCTGAGCTGTTCGGGATTCGGCACATGGGAACCATCTTCAATACCATATCCGTGGCTAGTCCCATTGGTTCCTATATCTTCTCTGTAAGATTGATCGGTTATATCTACGATAAGACTGCTTCCGGGGAAGGGAACACATGTTATGGCTCTCATTGCTTCAGGCTGTCATTTATTATAATGGCATCTGTTGCGTTCTTTGGGTTTCTTGTCGCCATTGTACTATTCTTTCGGACAAAGACGCTATATCGACAGATCCTTGTAAAGAGGTTGCATCATCGATAGAGTTCTTGTGAATACTATACTTTTGGAGAAAAACGAATACTGCTTCTCTTGCTACATCCATGGTAGCTTATGCTTCCAAAGGTACACATCAATTTCTTTACCTATAAGTTTGATTGTAAGTTATGTTTGTATCAAATGTCTGTGTTTAGAGATGGGAAGAAAGAAAGCTGAgatctttgtctctctttctttttgtagtTTCTTCCAAAAATGTGAGTTTTGTGAATTGTATAGACATCTCAAAGTTCCCAATaatgttgaaattttttaaaattcatattgTTGACTACTATGCATTTAAATAGTAATAATTTGCAGGCCATCAAGTCTCGTTCATTCATTATTCAGATTAATCCACAAACCAATCTCCATGCACCAACACTCTTATTCAATGCGTTTTCAATTATACTTTTGATCATTTCCACATAAATTACTTTGTTAATCAATAGAAAGTTATGGTTTGGAATAAAAAGTAGTTTTGCAGTCTTAAATGGGAAGAgaacttgaagaagacaagtccttttttcctttgttctACCAACTTCAAACCTACTTTTCGAACCCCAATAAGTTCCTAGAAATCCAAAACCCAAATGTATAAAGTCAACTACTTTGACTATCACATCTGAGGACAATAATCAAAAGCTAGCAAAGCATAGAAAAAGACAGAACCTTTGTtcatcgtctctctctctgacacgagaaagttgaaaaattcAAGTTGAACATGATTAtattcattaattattatatgaGAAGGGAGATTTCTGGGGATATGGTTGTTGGTAGTCATGGGAAGACAGTAAACGCCATCGCAATTGCATTTATTCTGTCTGCAGAGTCaaacaaactaattttattatttgattttcagtcctatctctcttctcttgtctTGTCCTGAGATCAGATGTATAAAAAAGAgacttcttttcttcttctctcttgattCTCTCTTCCACTGTCATTATCTTCAAGATTTGTCTCTTGCGAGACTCGATGAAGCTTCATCAATTTCTTGTGTTCCTTTTCTTGTTCCTCTCATGTTTTGCTCTTTCTTCATGGGCTCTTCCTCTCTGTTCCGATTCAAGtgagtgatttttttttgttatcctATTGATTTGATATTAGTTCTGCTATTGTAGATTGAtgcaacattttgttttttgatggTTTTTCAGGAGCTCCCTCGGAGGTGAATTCGACATTGAGCTTTTGTCCTTACAAAGGAAAAACATGCTGCAATACAATGAAAGATACCAGTTTGATGAAGCAATTTCAAGCTATGAACATTTCCGACAAGGGTTGTGCTTCTGTTGTAAAATCAATCCTTTGTGCTGTAAGTATAATCTCCGTCTTTAATCCCTAAAGATTCTGCAAGTGTTTCATTATGCCACTCATACATAATTTGCTTTGAGCTGTTACCATTCTTACCTGATTTGTCTGGAACCATTGTAATGTTTTTGTCTGAGAATGAATCTATAGAAGAGGAACTGTgttctaagtttttttttgtttttgtttcattactGTGTTGATGTTACAGAATTGCGATCCTTTTTCATCAGACTTATTCAGAGATAACTCAGATCAGCAGTCTGTTCCAATCCTCTGCAACTCGACCAGTTCAGCAAATTCCACAGAGAATTTTTGCTCTGAGACATGGGAGACATGTCAAAACGTCTCCATATCGGGTTCTCTTTTCGCTGCCTCATTACAAGGCCGAGCTGGAGCGCCGTCAAATAAAAATGCCTCCAAGCTTGCTGATCTATGGCAGTCCAAAACCGATTTCTGCAGTGCCTTTGGTGGAGCTAGCTCCAATGAAACTGTTTGCTTCAGCGGTGAGCCAGTTGCTCTTAATGACAATGATACTACTCCTGACAAGCCGCCTTCTGGTATATGCCTTGAGAAAATTGGAAACGGTTCTTACCTCAACATGGTTCCTCACCCTGATGGCTCCAACCGTGCATTCTTCTCTACGCAACCTGGAATAGTATTCTTGGCTGGTATACCGGATCAAGATTCTGGCGGGGTTTTGGATGTGGATCCATCTAGCCCATTTGTGGATATGACTGATGAGATTCATTTTGATACTGAGTTTGGGATGATGGGAATGGCTTTTCATCCAAAGTTTGCTCAAAATGGGCGTTTTTTCGCTTCTTTCAACTGCGATAAGTCCAAGTGGCCAGGCTGTACTGGAAGGTGCTCATGTAACTCCGATGTGAACTGTGATCCTTCCAAACTAACTCCTGACAGTGGATCTCAACCATGCCAATACCAAACCGTAATAGCTGAGTATACAGCCAATTCTACCTCGTCAGACCCTTCTAAGGTATATACTCTCCTTGACCCCTTTTCAGTATCTAAAACTTTTGCGTTTGTCATAGAGCCCCAAGCTTTTTTTTCTCGCTGTTCAGGCAAAGAACGCTAAGCCAACAGAAGTCAGGAGGATTTTCACAATGGGACTTCCCTTCACATCACACCATGCTGGACAGATTCTCTTTGGTCCAGATGGGTACCTATACTTTATGATGGGAGATGGAGGTGGAGGAGCAGACCCGTATAATTTCGCACAGAACAAGAAATCTTTGCTAGGAAAGATCATGAGGCTTGATGTAGATAACATTCCTAGTGGGTATACGTTGGCTTTTGTTTGTGTAGTAACTGAATCTGCAACATGTGATGCATTACAGTAGCATTATATGAGTGTCCTTTGTCATTTACCAAGATCCACAAATGTCTTCAGGTGCTTCTGAGATCTCCAAAATGGGTCTATGGGGAAACTACTCTATACCAAAAGACAACCCTTTTCGTGAAGACAAAGAGCTTGAACCTGAAATATGGGCTGTTGGATTGAGAAACCCTTGGAGATGCAGCTTTGATTCTTCTAGGCCTTCTTACTTCATGTGTGCTGATGTTGGACAGGTAAGCTTGTTTCGACaatgagtttttctttttattttgtttgcaCCGTTCTtgatatgtttgttgtttaataGGACACATATGAAGAGGTGGATCTCATAAGCAAAGGAGGAAACTATGGTTGGCGTGTTTACGAAGGCCCGGATCTTTTCCATCCTGAGTCATCCCCTGGAGGAAACACATCTGTTAAATCACTAAACCCGATATTTCCTGTGATGGGTTACAACCACTCAGAAGTTGACTCAAGCGGAAAATCAGCTTCAATCACTGGAGGTTACTTTTATAGATCTGAAACTGATCCTTGCATAGCTGGAAGGTGAGCTAACACACACTCTTTCTCTGGTTCCTTATCTATTGTTCCTCTCACATGTATATGATAACAAAACATCTTgcaaaaaataatgtttttcttttgcaggtaCGTATATGCTGATCTATATGGAAATGGCGTGTGGGCGGGGATTGAAACGCCTGCTAATAGCGGGAGCTTTGTGACCAAAAGAACAACCTTCAGCTGTGCCAGTGACTCACCCATGAAATGTAGTGATTCCCCGGGAACTTCAGGGCTCTCCCTAGGGTATGTCTTCTCCTTTGGTGAGGATAACAACAAAGACATCTACTTGCTCACAAGCAATGGTGTCTATAGAGTAGTAAGGCCGAGCCGTTGCAACTTGACTTGCTCCAAGGAAAACTCCACAGCTAGAAGAAACCCCGGTACCTCAagttctccttcttcttcatcgtcttcttgtTATAAGCATATAAATGGTTTCCATGGAAGCTTGGtggttttgtttgtgtctCTGTCTTTGATTCTGCTAGGTTTATTAAACTAATTTGCAAAagttgtttcttgtttgtgttGAAGAATTATTATGAGATTGTATGTTCAGGATCTTTTGAGAGAACACAATACATGTATGATGAATGAGACCAACGATACACAAATCCTTAGATTATAGTACTTAAGGGTGATGATAACGACACAGACAATTCATAAGCAGATAGAGGCTTTCCTTTGCCATCGTCTGATCTGGCTGTTGTTGTAATATTCCCTCAGAGCCAATTTTATGAGTAATTAGGCCAGAAACTGTTTTTTGCTCTGTGTTGATCATGTTGtgaaagacagagagaaaacaaatttccaTTTAGATTAAGAAATGGgtttatacaaataaaaataaagtaaattcCCTACGTGTTCTTCCCTACTCCATGTTCTCTCCATTTCTTTAACAGATCAGAAGGCTGCAGACCAATCGAACCAAGTCCtggctctctttctctctctgtgtgGTACGCTTGCAAAATTTTCCTGGCTTTCTACAGCAAGCTTGATGGCATATTAGATCTCAGAAAATGCAACTGTTTCCTCAAGTATCATCATCTCATGTTACAACACTCAGGCTTGTTCTGTCTTAAGAGCTTATCCCATAAGCATATCATCTGTCTTGGCGACTGGTAATGAGCTGTGTAGTAGTTCTCAACACAACCAAACTGGCAGAATCTCAGACTGTGTCTGTAATCCACTGGGtttgttgtgttcttgaaATGCTCAACCCACATTCCCACACTCACGTCCTCCATCTTGAACAGCTGGTATATGTGAACAACAGAGAATGAGAAGTGGAAAGAAGATGATACAATTGGTTtgaatctctcttttgcttaCCCGTAATTTATGTCTCTCAAACTTGTCCACGATGAAGCGCGCAATGTCAGAAGATAGAACATATCCGGGTCCATTTGCGTAGGGCGGATAGTCCTCCTCTGGCCATTCCTGATATAATCCACaagatatatacattaataatGAGTGCCAGTCTTAAAGTATTCACAGAACTGACACTTAAAAGCGCCGCACTAGTTCATCCAAAAGGCTGCATATAAAGATGGAGTGTGATGCAGAAAAAATGTACCTCATATGTGACTGCCCATTTACCCCCACGGAGAGGTTTGTGGTAATAATTCATGTTACCAATGTACAGGCTTCTACCTTCGGGTACTTTTTTCACTTCATTGATCACCGCGCCAAGTTTTACAAATGTATCATCGTCACACTTCATTATGTACTTTGCAGAGAATGCAAGAGCCTGTAGCAATCGAAGTCaacaaaaattcaacaatCAACTCCACAGAAACACTAAATCAGGAACGATTATGCAGAAGCATGacctatataaaatatgatacTCACTCCGTGTTCACATATGGCAACAGTTTTCAGCACGACAAGATCATAGCTATCCATGTAAGGAACAAGTACAATGTCCCCAAAATACTCCGCTTCTTTCTTCAATTCCACATTCACCTCCTTCCTCCCATGCTGTGAAATGCACATCacggagaaaaaaaataaaaaaaatctgttcAGGTAACAGTTGCATTTTGATGATTCTCAAATCAAACTTTGTCTCTGTACTATTAAGCCCTcatgacttttctttttcagttttttctaAACAAGCCTTCATGCCTTAAGACTTGATAAACATGTAAAAATCCAGCTTACCAGCGCCACAAAGAAACGAGCAACAACTTTTGCAGATGTAATAAGAACATGCTGCATCCAGGATTTCCTCACAGCCATCCGCTCAGAGAAATGATTGCCTGCGGAAAGAATGCCTATAAAGATCTCCACAGGCCCATCGGGAACTACAGGAGCCTGCCATCTCTTTGACAATTCGAGATGCCTTTGGGGAGCAAAACTAGGATGTGATGTTGGCAGAGAggcaacaaaaacagaatgGACATCAATGTCTCCGTTTACTGTTAGCCCTGTTGCATCCTCAAGGGTGAAACCctattatatataacaaagaaTTACTAACCAACTCGTTCTACGCTCTGAACTATTATGGATTGCATGAATAAACCATTTATCTGAACACACAATCATGTAGAAAAGGAGTAGAATATATACTCACAGTGCGATAAGGGAAAGAAGTAACATGCTTTCCATCAACATTGATATGGTAACCCTCTAAACCGGCGCTAAGAGTTAGAACGAACAGCTTCTCTTCCACAAAAGGAAACGGCCATTCTACTTTGACCCTTTTCCTCCTTCCTATAAGTCTATTCAACCACCATCTTGCCCTCGACCCTTCTGAGTAATTGTCATCATCACGAATCCATTTTTCACACTTCACATGACTATCAACTGCAGCCACACTAAAGTATTACTCAACAGATGACAAGAACCATAACTTGCAACCTAACCATTTGCTAGCTTCTAATGAATCACTACAAAATACAGATACCAAGTAACAAAGGAATAGAACTCACCAgtctcttcatcatctcttgACTTCCATCCTTCGCAACGTTGTGCAGGTCCCCATTGCATCCTATAGCAACTATTCTGCTCAATCACCGGTTTTTTGCTCCAATCTCCCTTAAGCCTCGGATTGAAATGCAGAATCCTAGGAGGATCCTCTCCTTCAACAGTCTTCAAACCTTGAAGCTCTATCACAAACTGAGACACCAACTTAGACCAATCTCCTTCCTTGGGATGAGCTTTCCTCGGCCTCCCCACCAAAGTTATGTGTGAACCCAATGTCAAACCACACGGCAGCTCCATCAATTTGTTCTCCCGGTTCATAAACTCAGACCCGGTTAGCGAAACAGAATGTGGACATGAATCCGGTTTGTTCTTCTCTGGCTTCTCCACTAGTTTCTCAAGCCTTCCAGATTCAAGCTCCTTCCATAGCTTGCGACCTAGCTGCCAAGCTTCCTTAGCTGACTTGTGAAGCTCCACTGACCCGTCTTTACTACTCGGGTCGAAAGTTTCCgaatcaaatctcaaacttGAGAGAACACCCCGATGATGTTCACGGACCTTGTTCTGAACAAGGTCCGTCCGGGTAACAATGGTCGGGTTCGAAACCGGGTACGAAACTGGCTCCAATGGAGGATTAGGGATAATCTCGACTTGGGGCTCTTGCTCGTTATTGAGCTTCTCGAGTCGAGAAAGAGCATCAAGAGGCACGGAGCTGCTGGACCAGGATTTGAAAACGAGAGGTATCTCTACTGAGACAATTACAAGATAGAGAAACCCTATTGCCATTATTACACGAACCGATCTCTGCTTCCATAGTGAAGAGAACAGATCAATCTTGTCGATTTTTTCCACTTTCGACAATTTGGgttttttcatttctgttttttttttccttaggATCCAAGCAATGAAATGAATTAACAAAAAACCTAACTTTGCGTTAAGAGGGATTCGAAAATGGAAGAAAGTTGGCAAATTTGTTAACAGGAGCAAATGAAAAGAAGCAgagaatgatgatgacgagagctgaagaagaaggagatctTGAATCTTGAGATACGCTATAGTGGAATTTTTGGGCGTATGTTAgtacaatatatttattattaattatttctttttcaaattatttttcattgaaaTCATTTTATCTcgctctctttttctttacttttttgtttttgagtaatGGACCTGTA
This sequence is a window from Arabidopsis thaliana chromosome 1 sequence. Protein-coding genes within it:
- a CDS encoding Galactosyltransferase family protein (Galactosyltransferase family protein; FUNCTIONS IN: transferase activity, transferring hexosyl groups, transferase activity, transferring glycosyl groups; INVOLVED IN: protein amino acid glycosylation; LOCATED IN: membrane; EXPRESSED IN: 23 plant structures; EXPRESSED DURING: 15 growth stages; CONTAINS InterPro DOMAIN/s: Galectin, carbohydrate recognition domain (InterPro:IPR001079), Glycosyl transferase, family 31 (InterPro:IPR002659), Concanavalin A-like lectin/glucanase, subgroup (InterPro:IPR013320), Concanavalin A-like lectin/glucanase (InterPro:IPR008985); BEST Arabidopsis thaliana protein match is: Galactosyltransferase family protein (TAIR:AT5G62620.1); Has 2254 Blast hits to 2220 proteins in 111 species: Archae - 0; Bacteria - 6; Metazoa - 1612; Fungi - 6; Plants - 579; Viruses - 0; Other Eukaryotes - 51 (source: NCBI BLink).), with the translated sequence MKKPKLSKVEKIDKIDLFSSLWKQRSVRVIMAIGFLYLVIVSVEIPLVFKSWSSSSVPLDALSRLEKLNNEQEPQVEIIPNPPLEPVSYPVSNPTIVTRTDLVQNKVREHHRGVLSSLRFDSETFDPSSKDGSVELHKSAKEAWQLGRKLWKELESGRLEKLVEKPEKNKPDSCPHSVSLTGSEFMNRENKLMELPCGLTLGSHITLVGRPRKAHPKEGDWSKLVSQFVIELQGLKTVEGEDPPRILHFNPRLKGDWSKKPVIEQNSCYRMQWGPAQRCEGWKSRDDEETVDSHVKCEKWIRDDDNYSEGSRARWWLNRLIGRRKRVKVEWPFPFVEEKLFVLTLSAGLEGYHINVDGKHVTSFPYRTGFTLEDATGLTVNGDIDVHSVFVASLPTSHPSFAPQRHLELSKRWQAPVVPDGPVEIFIGILSAGNHFSERMAVRKSWMQHVLITSAKVVARFFVALHGRKEVNVELKKEAEYFGDIVLVPYMDSYDLVVLKTVAICEHGALAFSAKYIMKCDDDTFVKLGAVINEVKKVPEGRSLYIGNMNYYHKPLRGGKWAVTYEEWPEEDYPPYANGPGYVLSSDIARFIVDKFERHKLRLFKMEDVSVGMWVEHFKNTTNPVDYRHSLRFCQFGCVENYYTAHYQSPRQMICLWDKLLRQNKPECCNMR